AATGATTTTTTGTAAACACAAATGATAATTGGAATCATTTGTGTTTGTGTGAATTTGGATTGGAGGTGTTTTAAATCAATAAGATAGGTAAATGTAAATATGGTGGGAATGTGAAGGAAAAATGAAGATATGCGGGAGGAGAAGGAGGGCGGCGCCCCCCAAAAAATTACTTCAACAAATGCTGCGCGTGAAACCGCAGATGATCCTCAATAAAAGAGGCAATGAAGTAATAGCTATGATCGTAGCCGGGTTGAATGCGCAGTGTCATTGGCCACGACGTCTGGCGAGCCGCTTCCGCCAGGACCGCAGGCTGGAGCTGATCGGCGAGGAACTGATCGTTATCGCCCTGATCCACCAGGGTTGGAATGGCGTGTTCGGGTTTGCTGGCTAACATTAACGCGCAGCTATCCCACTCGGCCCACTGCGCCCTCTCTTCACCCAAATACGCGGTAAAGGCTTTTTCTCCCCACGGCACGCGACACGGATTCACAATGGGCGCAAAGGCTGAAACGCTGGTGTATTTACCGGGATTCTTCAGCGCCATGATAAGCGCGCCATGCCCGCCCATCGAATGTCCGCTGATAGCGCAGCGGTTGCTGACGTTAAATTGCGATTGGATCAGCGCCGGAAGTTCATCGTGCAGATAATCATACATGCGAAAATGCGTGGCCCAGGGCTGTTGTGTCGCATTCAGGTAGAATCCGGCGCCTTTGCCTAAATCGTAATGTTCATCATCGGCGACCTGTTCACCACGCGGGCTGGTGTCTGGCATGACCAGCACAATCCCCAGTTCTGCCGCGATGCGTTGCGCACCGGCTTTGGTGGTGAAGTTTTCATCATTGCAGGTCAACCCTGACAGCCAGTACAGCACGGGAGGCGGCGTGGTATCACGGGGAGGGGGAAGAAAAATACTGAATGTCATCGCGCAATTCAGCGTGCTGGCGTCATGCCGCCAGCGTTGCTGCCAGCCTTCAAAACAGCGGTGCTCTTCGAGCATTTCCATGCGTGGCTCCTGTTGTGTTGTGCGTTGTTAACTCCCCATAATACAGATTATTCATTGTGCTGTGAGTAACTTTCACTTCCGCATTTAGCTAACATGCTTCATCATCTACACAACTTTGCATTAACACTCAGGCATCGTGAGCCATTCGGTTTGTCGGTCAGGGGAGGCGTGTGAAATCCAGGTGATGAAAGGCAGCGTCAATTTCAATAATTATCGCTGCGAATACTGGATTATGTGCGCGGCCTCACGCACAATGTTTGGGCTGTCATACAGCTTAAAAACTTTGTCCCACGTAGGGCAGAGGCGCCACACCTGCAGGAGAAAAAGAAATGTCATCACTCAGTAAAGAAGCGGCCCTGGTTCATGAAGCGCTGGTTGCGCGTGGTCTGGAAACCCCGCTGCGCCCGCCCGTGCATGAGATGGATAACGAAACGCGCAAACGTCTTATCTCAGGCCACATGACTGAGATCATGCAGTTATTGAATCTTGATTTGAGCGATGACAGTCTGATGGAGACGCCTCACCGCATCGCCAAGATGTATGTCGATGAGATCTTCTCCGGCCTTGATTATGCCAACTTCCCGAAAATCACCGTCATTGAAAATAAAATGAAGGTCGATGAAATGGTCACGGTGCGTGATATCACATTGACCAGTACCTGCGAACATCATTTCGTGACCATCGATGGGAAGGCGACGGTGGCGTATATCCCGAAAGAGTCGGTGATTGGCCTCTCGAAAATTAACCGTATCGTGCAGTTTTTTGCCCAACGCCCGCAGGTTCAGGAGCGTTTGACCCAGCAAATTCTGACGGCACTGCAAACATTACTCGGTACTAACAATGTGGCGGTGTCGATTGACGCGGTACATTACTGTGTAAAAGCGCGTGGAATTCGCGATGCGACCAGCGCAACGACGACGACCTCGCTCGGCGGGTTGTTTAAATCCAGCCAGAATACCCGCCAGGAATTCCTGCGCGCTGTTCGTCACCACAACTGATTAAGGCCCAGGCTATGGAGCGTAATGTCACGCTGGATTTTATTCGTGGCGTTGCCATCCTGGGCATTCTGCTTCTCAATATCAGCGCCTTTGGTTTGCCAAAGGCCGCGTATCTCAATCCCGCCTGGTATGGCGAAATTACCGCTTCGGATGCCTGGACGTGGGCTGTCCTCGATCTCTTTGCGCAGGCCAAATTTCTCACACTCTTTGCACTGTTGTTCGGCGCTGGGCTGCAAATGTTGCTGCCGCGCGGCAAACACTGGATCCAGTCACGTCTGACGCTGCTGGTGTTGCTGGGATTTATTCACGCCCTGTTTTTCTGGGATGGCGACATTTTACTGGCCTACGGTCTTGTGGGGCTGATTTGTTGGCGGCTGGTGCGAGACGCGCCATCGGTGAAGAGCCTGTTCAATACCGGCGTCGTGCTTTATCTGGCAGGGATTGGTGTTTTACTGCTGCTGGGAACGATCTCAGGCAATGAAATCAGCCGGGCCTGGACCCCGGATGCTTCCGCGCTGTTGTATGAAAAATACTGGAAGCTGAACGGGGGGATGGAAGCCATCAGCAATCGAATTGACGGGCTGTCGAACAGTTTGCTGGCGTTAGGGGCGCAGTATGGCTGGCAACTGGCGGGGATGATGTTACTGGGGGCGGCGTTAATGCGAAGCGGCTGGTTGAAAGGTCAGTACAGCCTGCGTCATTACCGCCGAACGGGCGCCATACTGGTTGTCACCGGGGTCGTGATTAATCTGCCCGCAATAGTCGCGCAATGGCAACTGGACTGGGCCTGGCGTTGGTGCGGTTTTCTGTTACAGGCGCCGCGAGAGCTGAGCGCGCCGTTTCAAACGCTGGGGTACACTGCGCTGATGTTTGGCTTCTGGCCTCAGTTGAGCCGCAGCAAGCTGGTTATCGCCATTGCCTGCGTAGGACGCATGGCGCTGAGTAATTACCTCCTGCAGACGCTGATCTGTACCACCTTGTTTTATCACTTCGGTTTGTTTATGAAATTTGACCGGCTGGAGCTGCTGCTGTTTGTGGTTCCGGTGTGGCTGGCGAACCTGCTTTTCTCCGTCATTTGGCTCCATTTCTGGCGTCAGGGGCCGGTGGAATGGCTGTGGCGTCAATTGACCCTACGTGCGTCAGGGACATCATTATCTCGATCATCCAGATAACGATCTGGATCACATTCATTAACAAAACGCATGTAACCGTTTCCAACCCTGTGACCTTACTCACGCAGTCCTGCGCGCGTCGCTGACAAAATGGCCGCCTGCAAAGGGGGTGTCTGTGAGCAACGGCAATTTCAAACAGGGTAGTGAATATGATAACCATTCGTGATGTGGCACGTCAGGCTGGCGTCTCTGTGGCGACCGTTTCTCGTGTACTGAATAACAGTACGTTGGTGAGTCCTGATACGCGTGACGCTGTCATGAAAGCGGTCACCTCACTGGGTTATCGTCCTAATGCGAATGCGCAGGCGCTGGCAACGCAGGTGAGCGACACCATCGGCGTTGTGGTGATGGATGTCTCAGATGCCTTTTTTGGCGCACTGGTCAAAGCGGTCGATCAGGTTGCTCAGCAGCATCAGAAATATGTGCTGATTGGCAACAGCTACCACGAGGCTGAAAAAGAACGGCACGCCATTGAGGTGTTGATCCGCCAACGCTGCAACGCCCTGATTGTCCACTCCAAAGCGCTAAGCGATCGGGAACTGAGCGAATTTATGGATCAGATCCCCGGCATGGTGCTGATCAACCGTCTCGTCCCCGGCTATGCCCACCGTTGCGTCTGTCTGGACAATATCAGCGGCGCAAAAATGGCCACGCGAATGCTGCTTAATCATGGTCATCAACGCATCGGCTATCTGGCCTCCAGCCACCGTATCGAAGATGACACGATGCGTAAAGAAGGGTGGTTAGCCGCATTGAGAGAGCAGGGGATCACCCCGTCTGAGAGCTGGGTTGGCACAGGCTCCCCCGACATGCCGGGTGGCGAATCAGCCATGGTTGAGCTTTTGGGGCGTAATCTGCAACTCACCGCCGTGTTTGCCTACAACGACAACATGGCCGCCGGCGCGCTCACCGCGTTGAAAGACAACGGCATTGCCATCCCACTGCATCTGTCAATTATCGGATTTGATGATATTCCCATCGCACGTTACACCGATCCGCAACTGACGACAGTGCGTTACCCGATTGCTTCAATGGCAAAAATGGCGACGGAACTGGCGTTACAGGGCGCAGCAGGCACGTTAGATGCATCGGCAACGCATTGTTTTATGCCGACTCTGGTGCGTCGGCATTCCGTGGCGTTGCGACAGAATGCGGGCCTGATCACTAACTAAAAATGTCGTTGTATGTAACCGCTTTCAATATGTGAGTAAATTCACAGTATCTTAACAATGTGATGGCTATGATGGCACCGTTTGAAGTGCTGTAACTATTATGTAACGGTGAGCAATCAGTTTTACCGCTGCGTTAGCGCTTTAAACACTAATTAAAGCCTATTTTTGGAGCGTTACCGGGCACGGAAGAAAGATTTTTTAAAAGTGAGCTTCGGCATTCAGTAACACTTCATTAACCGTTCTGCCCTGCCGAGCATTTTTCTCAAGTACTACCCTGCATAATAAAACCGGAGATACCATGAATAAGAAGGTGTTGACTCTGTCTGCTGTGATGGCAAGCATGTTATTCGGCGCGGCTGCGCACGCTGCTGATACCCGCATTGGTGTGACAATCTACAAATATGACGATAATTTTATGTCCGTGGTACGTAAGGCTATCGAACAAGATGCCAAAGCGGCGCCTGATGTACAGCTGCTGATGAATGACTCCCAGAACGATCAGTCTAAACAAAACGACCAGATCGACGTTCTGCTGGCGAAAGGCGTGAAAGCGCTGGCGATCAACCTGGTTGACCCGGCGGCGGCAGGCACAGTGATTGAGAAAGCGCGTGGTCAGAATGTCCCGGTTGTCTTCTTCAACAAAGAACCTTCCCGTAAGGCGCTGGACAGCTATGACAAAGCCTATTACGTCGGTACTGACTCTAAAGAATCCGGAATTATTCAGGGCGACCTGATTGCGAAACACTGGCAGGCGAACCAGGGTTGGGATCTGAACAAAGATGGCCAAATTCAGTTTGTTCTGCTGAAAGGCGAACCGGGCCACCCGGATGCTGAAGCCCGTACCACCTACGTTATCAAAGAGCTGAACGATAAAGGCATCAAAACTGAGCAGCTGCAGTTAGATACCGCGATGTGGGATACCGCTCAGGCGAAAGATAAAATGGATGCCTGGTTGTCCGGTCCGAACGCCAACAAAATTGAAGTGGTTATCGCCAACAACGATGCAATGGCGATGGGTGCCGTAGAAGCTCTGAAAGCGCACAACAAAACCAGCGTACCGGTATTTGGCGTGGATGCGTTGCCTGAAGCACTGTCTCTGGTGAAATCCGGCGCGCTGGCAGGTACCGTGCTGAACGACGCCAACAACCAGGCGAAAGCGACCTTCGATCTGGCGAAAAACCTGGCGGATGGCAAAGGCGCTGCTGATGGCACCAACTGGAAAATTGAGAACAAAATTGTTCGCGTTCCTTACGTTGGTGTTGATAAAGATAACCTGACTGAGTTCACCAAAAAATAATTGTTGTTATCCGTTTTCTCGGGCGCAAATTTCTTGCGCCCTTTAATAACGCACTCTGCGAGGCCAACAAGGTATAATTATGGTCAGCACTACTACTCAGTCGTCAGGCGAATTCTTGTTAGAAATGAGCGGCATCAACAAGTCTTTCCCCGGCGTTAAGGCACTTGATAATGTCAATTTAAAAGTCCGCCCCCATTCCATTCATGCATTAATGGGAGAAAACGGTGCAGGGAAATCAACATTATTAAAATGTCTTTTTGGAATCTATCAGAAAGATTCTGGCAGCATTTTATTTCAGGGTAAAGAAATCGATTTTCATTCCGCCAAAGAAGCACTGGAGAATGGCATTTCGATGGTTCATCAGGAGTTAAACCTGGTGTTGCAGCGCTCCGTGATGGACAACATGTGGCTGGGGCGTTATCCCACGAAAGGCATGTTTGTTGATCAGGAGAAAATGTATCGCGATACCAAAGCGATATTTGATGAGCTGGATATTGATATCGACCCGCGGGCGCGAGTGGGTACATTATCCGTTTCGCAAATGCAGATGATCGAAATTGCGAAAGCGTTCTCGTATAACGCTAAAATCGTGATTATGGATGAACCTACCTCTTCATTAACAGAGAAAGAGGTCAATCATCTGTTTACTATTATCCGTAAGCTGAAAGAGCGTGGCTGCGGTATTGTTTATATCTCTCATAAAATGGAAGAAATTTTCCAGCTATGTGATGAGGTTACTGTTCTGCGCGACGGCCAGTGGATTGCGACGCAGCCGCTGGAAGGGCTGGATATGGACAAGATCATCGCCATGATGGTCGGACGCTCGCTGAACCAGCGCTTCCCGAACAAAGAGAACAAGCCGGGCGAAGTGATTCTGGAAATCCGTAACCTGACCTCTTTACGTCAGCCTTCAATCCGTGACATCTCTTTTGATCTGCATAAAGGGGAGATCCTGGGTATTGCGGGTCTGGTGGGGGCAAAACGTACGGACATCGTTGAAACGCTGTTTGGTATCCGTGAAAAATCGTCTGGCACCATTACGTTGCACGGCAAAAAGATTAACAACCACAATGCCAACGAAGCCATTAACCATGGTTTTGCGCTGGTGACGGAAGAACGTCGTTCGACCGGTATTTACGCCTATCTGGATATTGGCTTCAACTCTTTGATTTCCAATATTCATAATTACAAAAATAAAGTCGGTCTGCTGGACAACTCCCGGATGAAAAGTGATACCCAATGGGTCATCGACTCTATGCGGGTAAAAACGCCGGGCCATCGTACGCAAATTGGTTCTCTTTCGGGCGGAAACCAGCAAAAGGTCATTATTGGCCGTTGGTTGTTAACCCAGCCAGAAATATTAATGCTGGACGAACCTACGCGTGGGATCGATGTTGGCGCAAAATTTGAAATTTATCAGTTGATCGCGGAGCTGGCGAAGAAAGAGAAGGGCATTATTATTATCTCCTCGGAAATGCCGGAATTGTTAGGGATTACAGATCGTATTCTGGTGATGAGTAACGGTCTCGTTGCTGGAATTGTTGATACCAAAACGACTACGCAAAACGAAATTCTGCGTCTTGCGTCTTTGCACCTTTAAGATTAGGGGCTCCTCATGAGTGCGTTAAATAAGAAAAGTTTTCTTACTTATCTAAAAGAAGGCGGAATTTACGTCGTTCTTTTAGTCTTGCTGGCCATTATTATTTTCCAGGACCCCACATTCTTAAGTCTGCTGAACTTGAGTAACATCCTGACGCAGTCTTCCGTGCGTATCATTATCGCATTAGGTGTTGCCGGACTGATTGTCACCCAGGGGACTGACCTGTCAGCGGGTCGTCAGGTCGGGCTGGCGGCGGTGGTCGCGGCGACGCTGCTGCAATCGATGGAAAACGCGAATAAAGTCTTCCCTGAAATGGCGACCATGCCTATTGCGCTGGTGATCCTGATCGTCTGCGCGGTGGGTGCCATTATCGGTCTGGTGAACGGCATCATTATTGCTTACCTCAATGTGACGCCGTTTATCACAACCCTTGGCACGATGATCATCGTTTACGGTATTAACTCCCTCTACTACGACTTCGTGGGGGCGTCGCCAATCTCGGGTTTTGATAGCGGCTTCTCGACTTTCGCGCAGGGCTTCATTGCGCTGGGCAGTTTCCGACTCTCTTACATCACCTTCTATGCGCTGATTGCGGTGGCTTTCGTGTGGGTGCTGTGGAACAAAACCCGTTTTGGCAAAAACATTTTTGCTATCGGCGGTAACCCGGAAGCGGCCAAAGTCTCTGGTGTTAACGTCGCGCGGAACCTGCTGATGATCTACGCATTGTCCGGTGTGTTCTATGCCTTTGGTGGGTTGCTGGAAGCCGGTCGTATCGGTTCTGCCACCAACAACCTCGGCTTTATGTACGAACTGGATGCGATTGCGGCGTGCGTGGTCGGCGGCGTGTCGTTCAGCGGTGGTGTAGGGACCGTCTTTGGCGTAGTGACCGGTGTAATTATCTTCACCGTCATCAACTACGGTTTGACCTATATCGGCGTGAACCCTTACTGGCAGTACATCATTAAGGGCGGCATTATTATCTTCGCGGTCGCGCTGGATTCCCTGAAATACGCCCGTAAGAAGTAATCCTTCAACGCAGAAAAAACCGGTGCAGAGACGTTCTGTGCCGGTTTTTTATTTGATAAAGACTAACCAAATTCCCACCAGCAGTGCGCCCAGCGAAAGCCCAAAGTAGACACCGATATAGATCCAGTAAGTCGCGGGTTCAGCGGAACGTTGAATTAAGAGAGGCTCTTGCGAGCCTTTGACCGTTTTTTCGACGACGCCAGAGCGCAGTCCCTTTAGCCCTTGCCGGAAGGTCCAGACGACGACCATCAGTACGCCAATCACGATAAAAAGGGTTTTGTCTTCCATGCTTATTTTCCTTGTTTCTTTTGTAATTCCAGCAATTGCTCAGGCGTTACTGCCGGATAACCCTGTGCATCGTCAGGGACCTGATGCATGGCGGGGATTGGCACCAGTGGGCCTAAAAAGCGCGGTTCACGTTTGAAGAGATAGAGGTCGGCCAGCGCGCCAAATCGCGCGCCGAATTCGCGCACCCGGACAGTGAGCATATCTTTTGGCGAAGGCACCGCGTAGCACTGCGCCTGTATTCCCATATGCAGTGCAATGAATAAGGCGCGTTCACAGTGGAAGCGCTGAGTGATGATGATGAAATCGTTGGTATCAAAGACCTTACGGGTGCGCACAATCGAGTCCAGCGTGCGAAAGCCCGCGTAATCGAGCACGATATCGGCAGGATCAACGCCTGCCGCGATGAGATCTTTACGCATCGTCATCGGCTCGTTATAGCTTTGCAGCGCATTGTCGCCGCTAAGCAAAAGGTAGTTAACCTTACCGCTGTTGTAGGCGTTCAGCGCCCCCTGAATCCGGTAGCGGTAATACTGATTAATCACGCCGGTGCGATAGTATTTGGCGGTGCCTAGAACCACGCCGACCTGGCGATAGGGCAGGTCCTGCAATTCGTCGTAGATGTACGGGGCCGTTTTCCAGCTCATCCATCTGTCGAGGCCAAGCGCAGTTAACAGCAGCAAGCCGACCAGGACTAACAGGCTGTAAAACAGACGCTTTAACATTGCGGAGAACTCGATAAAAGGAAGAAATTTCAATCAGGCTACTTTACCCGACGGCGTTGCGCAAGAATCGGTGGTCTGATTGCGGGGATTTTCGACATACTTCAACGTTGCCGGAAGGGACATGCCGTTTCAGGCCCGGTAAGCTTGCGCTACCGGGCACAACGATTTATGCCAGCAGTACGCGTTCGATGTTGTCGCAGCCCAGCGCTTTCAGCGTCGCGGCGGTGGCATCCCATTGAATCAACGGCGCATCCGCTTTTTCGGCCAGAATTGCACGCTGGATATCCGGATAGTCGTAACCGTTCAGATTCAGCAGATTTAATGCGCCTTGCAGAGGCGGCAGCGTTGGGTTAAAGGCGGCGTTTTCAGCATAGCTACCGGTGAAAATACGCCCGTCTTTGCACTCCAGCGCCACGCCGCTCGGGGAGTTGCTGTAGGGCATATGGCATCGGTTGGCTGCGCGAATCGCTTCCTGAGTCAGCGCGTCGCCTTTCAGGGCGAAGCCGTGATCTTGTTCGTCCATCAGCAGCGTTTTGATCTCCAGATCTTTCGGGCCGAAAGCGTCTGGCAAATAGTGACGCAGCGTGTGCGGCTCGCGACCTGGCAGGTGAATGCGCAGATCCAGTCCGCTGTTCAGTTCGTTCATAAACTGACGGCAGTGACCACACGGGGTGTAGTTGACGGTAATGGCGGCAAGGGCTTTTTCGCCGCGTAACCAGGCGTGGCTGATGGCGCTTTGTTCGGCATGAACGGTTTGCTGCATGGTGGCCCCCAGGAACTCCATGTTCCCACCGAAATACCATCTCCCACTGACGCCGCGCGCCACGGCGCCAACGTTAAAATGGGAAAGGTCGGTACGCGCGCAGGCGGCAGCCAGCGGCAGGAGCGCGAAAGCCAGCGCGTCTTCGTCCAGCCCCGATTCACTTTTAAGCGTCGAGACCTGCTCTGCACTCAGCATGGCGGGGAAATGCTTATCCGCCAGAAGTGGTGCCAGCGCTGATTGCAAATTATCCGCTAGTTCGGCAAAAGCAGTTTGAAAACGTGGATGCATGGCGTTGCCTCATAACAATGTAATGGAATCGTAGTGTACGGGCCTGTTACCGCTTTATATGTGATTCATATCTCATTACTTGTGCAACTTATGAAACTTAAACTAAAAATGCGCGACGCATCGCAAATTTTAACCCACTACCGCCAGAATGACAGGAAACAAAAAGGGGGCCAAAAGCGATGTGATAATCCCGCAAATCACCAGCGCCAGCGAACTGAAGGCGCCTTCCTGGTAATCCAGCTCAGCGCAACGTGCAGTGCCGAGGGCATGCGATGCGGTGCCCATTGCCAGCCCGCGCGCGGCTTTGGTTCGGATCCGCATGGCGTTTAACAGCGTATGACCAAACACGGCCCCGAGGATCCCGACAAAGATCACGCATACGGCGCTGATCGCCGGAATGCCGCCAAGACTCCCCCCAACCGCCATCGCGATAGGCGTGGTGACCGATTTCGGCAATACCGACGCGGCGATT
This Citrobacter enshiensis DNA region includes the following protein-coding sequences:
- the mglB gene encoding galactose/glucose ABC transporter substrate-binding protein MglB; protein product: MNKKVLTLSAVMASMLFGAAAHAADTRIGVTIYKYDDNFMSVVRKAIEQDAKAAPDVQLLMNDSQNDQSKQNDQIDVLLAKGVKALAINLVDPAAAGTVIEKARGQNVPVVFFNKEPSRKALDSYDKAYYVGTDSKESGIIQGDLIAKHWQANQGWDLNKDGQIQFVLLKGEPGHPDAEARTTYVIKELNDKGIKTEQLQLDTAMWDTAQAKDKMDAWLSGPNANKIEVVIANNDAMAMGAVEALKAHNKTSVPVFGVDALPEALSLVKSGALAGTVLNDANNQAKATFDLAKNLADGKGAADGTNWKIENKIVRVPYVGVDKDNLTEFTKK
- the cdd gene encoding cytidine deaminase, giving the protein MHPRFQTAFAELADNLQSALAPLLADKHFPAMLSAEQVSTLKSESGLDEDALAFALLPLAAACARTDLSHFNVGAVARGVSGRWYFGGNMEFLGATMQQTVHAEQSAISHAWLRGEKALAAITVNYTPCGHCRQFMNELNSGLDLRIHLPGREPHTLRHYLPDAFGPKDLEIKTLLMDEQDHGFALKGDALTQEAIRAANRCHMPYSNSPSGVALECKDGRIFTGSYAENAAFNPTLPPLQGALNLLNLNGYDYPDIQRAILAEKADAPLIQWDATAATLKALGCDNIERVLLA
- a CDS encoding DUF2542 family protein: MEDKTLFIVIGVLMVVVWTFRQGLKGLRSGVVEKTVKGSQEPLLIQRSAEPATYWIYIGVYFGLSLGALLVGIWLVFIK
- the yeiB gene encoding DUF418 domain-containing protein YeiB; protein product: MERNVTLDFIRGVAILGILLLNISAFGLPKAAYLNPAWYGEITASDAWTWAVLDLFAQAKFLTLFALLFGAGLQMLLPRGKHWIQSRLTLLVLLGFIHALFFWDGDILLAYGLVGLICWRLVRDAPSVKSLFNTGVVLYLAGIGVLLLLGTISGNEISRAWTPDASALLYEKYWKLNGGMEAISNRIDGLSNSLLALGAQYGWQLAGMMLLGAALMRSGWLKGQYSLRHYRRTGAILVVTGVVINLPAIVAQWQLDWAWRWCGFLLQAPRELSAPFQTLGYTALMFGFWPQLSRSKLVIAIACVGRMALSNYLLQTLICTTLFYHFGLFMKFDRLELLLFVVPVWLANLLFSVIWLHFWRQGPVEWLWRQLTLRASGTSLSRSSR
- the mglA gene encoding galactose/methyl galactoside ABC transporter ATP-binding protein MglA, with amino-acid sequence MVSTTTQSSGEFLLEMSGINKSFPGVKALDNVNLKVRPHSIHALMGENGAGKSTLLKCLFGIYQKDSGSILFQGKEIDFHSAKEALENGISMVHQELNLVLQRSVMDNMWLGRYPTKGMFVDQEKMYRDTKAIFDELDIDIDPRARVGTLSVSQMQMIEIAKAFSYNAKIVIMDEPTSSLTEKEVNHLFTIIRKLKERGCGIVYISHKMEEIFQLCDEVTVLRDGQWIATQPLEGLDMDKIIAMMVGRSLNQRFPNKENKPGEVILEIRNLTSLRQPSIRDISFDLHKGEILGIAGLVGAKRTDIVETLFGIREKSSGTITLHGKKINNHNANEAINHGFALVTEERRSTGIYAYLDIGFNSLISNIHNYKNKVGLLDNSRMKSDTQWVIDSMRVKTPGHRTQIGSLSGGNQQKVIIGRWLLTQPEILMLDEPTRGIDVGAKFEIYQLIAELAKKEKGIIIISSEMPELLGITDRILVMSNGLVAGIVDTKTTTQNEILRLASLHL
- the mglC gene encoding galactose/methyl galactoside ABC transporter permease MglC, with product MSALNKKSFLTYLKEGGIYVVLLVLLAIIIFQDPTFLSLLNLSNILTQSSVRIIIALGVAGLIVTQGTDLSAGRQVGLAAVVAATLLQSMENANKVFPEMATMPIALVILIVCAVGAIIGLVNGIIIAYLNVTPFITTLGTMIIVYGINSLYYDFVGASPISGFDSGFSTFAQGFIALGSFRLSYITFYALIAVAFVWVLWNKTRFGKNIFAIGGNPEAAKVSGVNVARNLLMIYALSGVFYAFGGLLEAGRIGSATNNLGFMYELDAIAACVVGGVSFSGGVGTVFGVVTGVIIFTVINYGLTYIGVNPYWQYIIKGGIIIFAVALDSLKYARKK
- the galS gene encoding HTH-type transcriptional regulator GalS encodes the protein MITIRDVARQAGVSVATVSRVLNNSTLVSPDTRDAVMKAVTSLGYRPNANAQALATQVSDTIGVVVMDVSDAFFGALVKAVDQVAQQHQKYVLIGNSYHEAEKERHAIEVLIRQRCNALIVHSKALSDRELSEFMDQIPGMVLINRLVPGYAHRCVCLDNISGAKMATRMLLNHGHQRIGYLASSHRIEDDTMRKEGWLAALREQGITPSESWVGTGSPDMPGGESAMVELLGRNLQLTAVFAYNDNMAAGALTALKDNGIAIPLHLSIIGFDDIPIARYTDPQLTTVRYPIASMAKMATELALQGAAGTLDASATHCFMPTLVRRHSVALRQNAGLITN
- the folE gene encoding GTP cyclohydrolase I FolE, with product MSSLSKEAALVHEALVARGLETPLRPPVHEMDNETRKRLISGHMTEIMQLLNLDLSDDSLMETPHRIAKMYVDEIFSGLDYANFPKITVIENKMKVDEMVTVRDITLTSTCEHHFVTIDGKATVAYIPKESVIGLSKINRIVQFFAQRPQVQERLTQQILTALQTLLGTNNVAVSIDAVHYCVKARGIRDATSATTTTSLGGLFKSSQNTRQEFLRAVRHHN
- the sanA gene encoding outer membrane permeability protein SanA, producing the protein MLKRLFYSLLVLVGLLLLTALGLDRWMSWKTAPYIYDELQDLPYRQVGVVLGTAKYYRTGVINQYYRYRIQGALNAYNSGKVNYLLLSGDNALQSYNEPMTMRKDLIAAGVDPADIVLDYAGFRTLDSIVRTRKVFDTNDFIIITQRFHCERALFIALHMGIQAQCYAVPSPKDMLTVRVREFGARFGALADLYLFKREPRFLGPLVPIPAMHQVPDDAQGYPAVTPEQLLELQKKQGK
- the fghA gene encoding S-formylglutathione hydrolase yields the protein MEMLEEHRCFEGWQQRWRHDASTLNCAMTFSIFLPPPRDTTPPPVLYWLSGLTCNDENFTTKAGAQRIAAELGIVLVMPDTSPRGEQVADDEHYDLGKGAGFYLNATQQPWATHFRMYDYLHDELPALIQSQFNVSNRCAISGHSMGGHGALIMALKNPGKYTSVSAFAPIVNPCRVPWGEKAFTAYLGEERAQWAEWDSCALMLASKPEHAIPTLVDQGDNDQFLADQLQPAVLAEAARQTSWPMTLRIQPGYDHSYYFIASFIEDHLRFHAQHLLK